Proteins encoded by one window of Lactobacillus paragasseri:
- a CDS encoding MBL fold metallo-hydrolase, with the protein MKVSVLSSGSAGNSTLIETPQHKILMDAGLSGKKTKDLLAQVGVDIKDIDMVFISHDHTDHSGGLGVLMRRYPKISAYANSGTWNYLIESNKIGKLPVEQINTFESGITKTFGDLDVTSFATSHDAAQPQYYVFTSGGKRFACLTDTGYVSSTVKGEIKDADGYLMEFNYDDMMLRNGPYSWSLKQRIMSDVGHLSNDQAADTLLDVVSPKTKHIFLAHRSQHNNTQYLAHETAEDLLVAGDANLPADVKIIDTNPMQAGSLTKI; encoded by the coding sequence TTGAAAGTATCGGTTTTATCAAGTGGTTCAGCAGGTAATTCTACGTTGATTGAGACTCCGCAGCATAAAATCTTAATGGATGCAGGTTTATCTGGAAAAAAGACTAAAGATTTACTGGCACAAGTAGGCGTTGATATTAAAGATATTGATATGGTATTTATCAGCCACGATCATACTGACCATTCCGGTGGATTAGGCGTATTAATGAGAAGATATCCTAAAATTTCGGCTTATGCGAATTCAGGTACTTGGAATTATTTAATTGAAAGTAATAAGATAGGAAAATTACCTGTTGAACAAATTAATACGTTTGAATCTGGTATAACTAAGACTTTTGGTGATTTAGACGTGACGAGTTTTGCGACGAGCCATGATGCAGCGCAGCCACAATATTATGTCTTTACAAGTGGTGGTAAAAGATTTGCGTGTTTAACAGATACTGGTTATGTTTCAAGTACTGTTAAAGGTGAAATAAAAGATGCAGATGGTTATTTGATGGAATTTAACTATGACGATATGATGCTTAGAAATGGTCCGTATTCTTGGTCATTAAAGCAACGAATTATGTCTGATGTTGGACACCTTTCAAATGATCAAGCAGCAGACACCTTACTTGATGTGGTTTCTCCAAAAACTAAACATATATTTTTAGCGCATCGCAGCCAACATAATAATACCCAGTATTTGGCGCATGAGACGGCTGAAGACTTATTAGTAGCTGGGGATGCAAATTTACCAGCTGATGTTAAGATTATTGATACTAATCCAATGCAAGCTGGCTCTTTAACGAAAATATAA